Proteins encoded by one window of Salarias fasciatus chromosome 1, fSalaFa1.1, whole genome shotgun sequence:
- the LOC115386966 gene encoding high choriolytic enzyme 1-like has protein sequence MDSASVFLLILSVMAAYVSAAKKHEDVLDTSSDITEQIEKANAHSKTALVHGDIIPSPAKNAVPCTARGCKWRKYGRYVYVPVSFSRSYSRNEMNTIIRGLLTFHSTTCIRFVWRRWWHSSYIYFFSGSGCWSYLGRQSRGQRISLKKNGCLHNGIIQHEVLHALGFHHEQVRSDRDEHVRILFENILQGREGNFKKVETNNLGTPYDLTSVMQYYKYAFSKNGKPTILAKSDPDLNFGYSDAMTQNDIDRVNRLYQCCE, from the exons ATGGATTCAGCAtccgtcttcctcctcatcctctcagTGATGGCTGCTTATGTG AGTGCTGCCAAAAAACATGAGG ATGTCCTTGACACGTCTTCGGATATCACTGAGCAAATTGAAAAAGCCAATGCTCACTCAA aaacTGCTTTGGTACATGGGGACATCATACCCTCTCCAGCCAAGAATGCTGTCCCATGCACTGCCAGGGGATGCAAGTGGCGCAAATACGGCCGCTACGTCTACGTGCCCGTTAGTTTTTCTCGCTCATACT CCAGGAACGAGATGAACACCATCATTAGAGGCCTGCTGACCTTTCACAGCACCACCTGTATCCGCTTtgtctggaggaggtggtggcATTCCAGTTACATCTACTTCTTCAGTGGCTCTGG CTGCTGGTCCTACCTGGGCCGTCAGAGTCGGGGCCAAAGAATCTCTCTGAAGAAAAATGGCTGTTTGCATAATGGCATAATTCAGCACGAGGTTCTGCACGCTCTGGGCTTCCACCATGAGCAGGTCCGCTCTGACAGAGACGAACACGTCAGGATCCTGTTCGAGAACATTTTGCAAG GAAGAGAAGGCAACTTCAAGAAGGTGGAGACCAACAACCTGGGGACTCCCTATGACTTGACGTCTGTCATGCAATACTACAA GTATGCTTTCTCCAAAAACGGCAAACCAACCATTTTAGCCAAATCCGACCCTGACCTCAACTTTGGATATTCCGATGCCATGACCCAAAATGACATTGATCGTGTCAACCGGCTTTACCAATGCTGTgagtga